The Pseudomonas sp. MH9.2 genomic interval CCAAAGAAAGCCGGCGGTCAAAAGAAGTGGGATAAAAAGCCCTGGGACAAGAAAGGCAAACGGCCTGACTTCGAGCCTCGCGGCCCACGCACACCTGCGACGGTGGAACCACCGACACTGACCGCGCTCAGAACACTTCTGCACCACCCGCAACTGGCAGCGAAAGTCGAAGATGCCAGCCAACTGGCCGCAGAAGACCATATTTACGCGCAGCTACTGGTTTCTCTGCTTGAAGCACTGCAGAAAAACCCCACATTGCGTTCACTTCAACTGATTGCGCGCTGGCATGGCACCGAACAAGGCCGATTGTTACGCGCATTAGCAGAGAAAGAATGGCTGATTGAGGCCGACAACCTTGAACAACAGTTTTTCGACACTATAACTAGCTTATCCGCCCGCCAACGCGAGCGTAGCCTGGAACATCTGATCAGGAAAGAACGTCAAACAGGGTTGAGTGCGGAAGAGAAAGTCCAGCTGCTCAACCTGTTAAAACGCAAAGTTCCTGCACAAACCCCGACCTCAACTGGCGCGTGAGGTCATAGCTCGGGTATAATCCTCGGCTTGTTTTTTGCCCGCCAAGACCTTCAGTGGATAGGGTGTTATGTCCGGAAAAGCGCAACAGCAGTCTCGTATCAAAGAGTTGATCACCCTGGGTCGTGAGCAGAAGTATCTGACTTACGCAGAGGTCAACGACCACCTGCCGGAGGATATTTCAGATCCGGAACAGGTGGAAGACATCATCCGCATGATTAATGACATGGGGATTCCCGTACACGAGAGCGCGCCGGATGCGGACGCCCTTATGTTGGCCGACGCCGATACCGACGAGGCAGCCGCTGAAGAAGCGGCCGCAGCGTTGGCAGCGGTCGAGACCGACATCGGTCGCACGACTGACCCAGTGCGCATGTATATGCGCGAAATGGGTACCGTTGAGCTTCTGACCCGTGAAGGCGAAATTGAAATCGCCAAACGTATCGAAGAGGGCATCCGTGAAGTGATGGGCGCAATCGCGCACTTCCCTGGCACGGTTGACCATATTCTCTCCGAATACACACGAGTCACGACCGAAGGTGGGCGTCTTTCCGATGTTCTGAGCGGTTACATCGACCCGGATGACGGCATTGCGCCGCCAGCCGAAGTGCCGCCGCCTGTCGACCCGAAAACAGCGAAAGCTGCCGAAGGTGATGACGAAGAGGAAGAGAAGGACGAAACCACAACCGACGACGAAGAAGAAGTCGAAAGCGGTCCGGATCCTATCGTTGCTCAGCAGCGCTTCGGTGCAGTTTCCGATCAAATGGAAATTGCCCGCAAGGCATTGAAAAAGCACGGCCGTGGCAGCAAGCAGGCAACCGCCGAGCTGATTGCACTGGCACTGCTGTTCATGCCGATCAAACTGGTTCCTAAACAGTTTGAAGGCCTGGTCGAGCGGGTTCGTAGTGCACTTGATCGCTTGCGCGCTCAGGAACGCGCCATCATGCAGCTGTGTGTACGTGATGCACGTATGCCACGCGCCGATTTCCTTCGCCTGTTCCCTGGCCATGAAGTCGACGAGAGCTGGACCGATGCGCTGGCTAAAGGCAAAGGCAAATATGCTGAAGCCATTGGTCGCCTGCAACCGGATATCCAGCGTTGCCAGCAAAAGCTGATCGCACTCGAAACCGAAACAGGTTTGAAGATTTCCGAGATCAAGGACATCAACCGTCGCATGTCGATCGGTGAGGCCAAAGCCCGCCGCGCGAAGAAAGAGATGGTTGAAGCCAACTTGCGTCTGGTGATCTCCATCGCCAAGAAGTACACCAACCGTGGCCTGCAGTTCCTCGATCTGATCCAGGAAGGCAACATCGGCTTGATGAAAGCGGTGGACAAGTTCGAATATCGTCGTGGTTACAAGTTCTCGACTTATGCCACTTGGTGGATCCGTCAAGCGATTACCCGCTCGATTGCCGACCAGGCACGCACCATCCGTATTCCGGTGCACATGATCGAGACGATCAACAAGCTCAACCGTATTTCCCGGCAGATGCTGCAGGAAATGGGTCGCGAACCGACCCCGGAAGAGCTAGGCGAACGCATGGAAATGCCTGAGGACAAAATCCGCAAGGTATTGAAGATCGCTAAAGAGCCGATCTCCATGGAAACCCCGATCGGTGACGACGAAGATTCGCACTTGGGTGACTTCATCGAAGACTCGACTATGCAGTCGCCAATCGATGTCGCCACGGTCGAAAGCCTCAAGGAAGCGACGCGCGAAGTGCTCTCGGGCTTGACCGCTCGCGAAGCCAAGGTTCTGCGCATGCGCTTCGGCATCGACATGAATACTGACCATACGCTGGAAGAGGTCGGTAAGCAGTTTGACGTAACCCGCGAGCGGATTCGTCAGATCGAAGCCAAGGCGCTACGCAAGTTGCGTCACCCGACGAGAAGCGAACACCTGCGTTCGTTCCTCGACGAGTAATACGTAGACCCGATACAACAAAACCCCCGGCCTTGCTGGGGGTTTTGCATTGTGCAGAATTAAGTTTGCCCACCCCCTGCGGCGCCCGACTACACTCGGATTACACCCTTTTGCCTAATTGAGGCTGCCATGCCACGACTGTCGGCCATTATTTTCTTTTACATGATCGGCGCAACAGTAACGGCCAACGCCTTGACCCTGTCTGATGAGGAACATACCTGGCTTAGTTCACACAAAGAGCTCCGCCTCGGCGTAGACGCCACATGGCCGCCTTTTGAGTTTCGCGATGAAAACGGACGTTATCAAGGGCTTGCGGCGGACTACGTCACACTTATCGAGCAGCGGCTCGCCGTCTCATTGCAACCGATCGAGCCGGTCGGATGGAATGAGGTTTTAAACAAAGCCAAACGAGGTGAAATAGATTTACTGCCAGGGATAATGTCCACGCCGGAGCGCCAGAGCTATCTATCGTTTACCCGCCCTTACCTGGATTTCCCGATTGTTATTCTTGCCCATGAAGGCAGCGTACACCCGCACAACCTGCAAGAGCTTTACGGCCTTAAAGTTGCCGTCGTCGATAACTATGCGCCTCACGAACTCCTGCGCACCCATCATCCCGATCTAAACCTGGTCGCGCTGCCCGACGTCGGCTCAGCCCTGCAGGCCTTGGCCGCAGACCAGGTAGATGCCGTCGTGAGCGATCTGGCGTCCAGCGTCTGGAGCATGCGTCAACTCAAGCTTGGGGGTATCTACGTAAGCGGTGAGACACCGTATCGCTATCAACTGGCGATGGCCGTTCCGCATGATCAACCCCTGTTGGCCGGTATCCTGGATAAAGCTCTGGCCGACCTGAGTCCATCAGAAATCAGCAGCATTCAGGAGCGTTGGGTGGGCAGCGTGCTTGATCACCCCAGGTTCTGGCAGAACTTCCTGCGCTACGGGCTTCCCGGGCTGTTGTTGCTGTCAACCGTGCTCATCGTGGTCATTCGCATCAATCGCAGACTGAGCTCGGAAATATCGCGGCGAGTGAATCTGGAACAAGAGCTACGCAGTAGCGAATACCACTATCGCGGGCTGGTCGAGAGCCTCTCGGCCGTCGCCTGGGAAGCAAGCATGAGCGATTACACCTACAGCTATGTCTCCCCCCACGCGGAGGAGCTGCTCGGCTACCCACTGGCCGATTGGCTCAAGCCCGGGTTCTGGCGGAGCATCGTGCACCCGGCAGACATCGAAGAGGCCGAGCGATTTTGCAATCAGGAGACCTGTTTACGCAGGGACCACAACCTCGACTATCGCGTCATCAGAGCCGACGGCAAGACCCTCTGGGTACGGAATATTGTCAGCTTGATCGAGCATGGCCACGAACCGGTAATGCGCGGCCTGATGATCGACATCAGCGAAACCAAGCAAACCGAAACCGCTCTACGCCTCTCTGAAGAGAAGTTCGCCTCGGTGTTCAGGCAATGCCCGGACATCCTGGTGATCGCCCGCCTGTCCGACGGCTGCCTGCTCGAGGCCAACAAAGCGTTTGAAGAACAAGTCGGTATCACTGCCGGGGAGGTCATCGGCAAAACTGCAACCCAGCTCAATATCTGGGGCGTGCCCGGCATTGGTCCAAGCCT includes:
- the rpoD gene encoding RNA polymerase sigma factor RpoD, with the translated sequence MSGKAQQQSRIKELITLGREQKYLTYAEVNDHLPEDISDPEQVEDIIRMINDMGIPVHESAPDADALMLADADTDEAAAEEAAAALAAVETDIGRTTDPVRMYMREMGTVELLTREGEIEIAKRIEEGIREVMGAIAHFPGTVDHILSEYTRVTTEGGRLSDVLSGYIDPDDGIAPPAEVPPPVDPKTAKAAEGDDEEEEKDETTTDDEEEVESGPDPIVAQQRFGAVSDQMEIARKALKKHGRGSKQATAELIALALLFMPIKLVPKQFEGLVERVRSALDRLRAQERAIMQLCVRDARMPRADFLRLFPGHEVDESWTDALAKGKGKYAEAIGRLQPDIQRCQQKLIALETETGLKISEIKDINRRMSIGEAKARRAKKEMVEANLRLVISIAKKYTNRGLQFLDLIQEGNIGLMKAVDKFEYRRGYKFSTYATWWIRQAITRSIADQARTIRIPVHMIETINKLNRISRQMLQEMGREPTPEELGERMEMPEDKIRKVLKIAKEPISMETPIGDDEDSHLGDFIEDSTMQSPIDVATVESLKEATREVLSGLTAREAKVLRMRFGIDMNTDHTLEEVGKQFDVTRERIRQIEAKALRKLRHPTRSEHLRSFLDE